A DNA window from Aminipila luticellarii contains the following coding sequences:
- a CDS encoding sialate O-acetylesterase: MNHSIKRKTLVFIVLNLIFTTLLLTGCSSSEENKINELIKMDDNHYRIEIAEDNSLVIRLPEGRPRVPQLQCAGADVVQAMFPDGCKEALAKIYTKDQYYAVRFIKEASLGFELQYDDRYKFIPKTITATGFSSSNPNVAQVDDLGNVKIVGVSDDGAVITATDGQHEEKLTISRTVRAPLDIYFITGQSNASYYYADPALATVTKPGTAYHYSELAGGVQICSMNDESGAMQRGNLEASFGKTLYDLTGNKVLMVNAGVSGQKIETFVPLNGQSYQYISKVWQIVQRYVNDETFLNHYEPHIKSYIWAQGESDPDLDIGVYKNDYMKLHEMLTSSDYGFKYGFIIKVRSIFPNPSEAQEELASENEDIAIATRSSDHFTVENGKMRFDDLHYSQIGDNLLGEETARTIVKAYTEGMDSVTGNY, from the coding sequence ATGAATCATAGCATAAAAAGAAAAACTTTAGTATTTATAGTATTAAATTTAATTTTTACCACCCTTCTTTTGACAGGATGCAGCTCCTCAGAAGAAAATAAAATTAATGAATTAATAAAAATGGACGATAATCATTATAGGATAGAAATTGCAGAGGACAACAGTCTGGTCATAAGATTGCCGGAAGGAAGGCCCAGAGTGCCGCAGCTGCAGTGCGCCGGGGCAGATGTGGTTCAAGCTATGTTCCCGGACGGATGCAAGGAGGCTCTGGCAAAAATCTATACCAAGGATCAGTATTACGCGGTTCGTTTCATAAAGGAGGCTTCTCTGGGATTTGAACTTCAATATGATGATCGGTATAAATTCATACCCAAAACCATAACCGCTACAGGTTTTTCCAGCAGCAATCCGAATGTGGCTCAGGTGGATGACCTTGGAAATGTTAAAATTGTAGGCGTTAGTGACGACGGAGCCGTTATCACGGCAACAGATGGACAGCATGAAGAAAAATTAACGATAAGCAGAACGGTCCGAGCCCCTCTGGACATTTATTTTATAACGGGACAGAGCAATGCTTCTTATTACTATGCAGACCCGGCGCTGGCCACGGTGACAAAACCCGGAACCGCATATCATTACAGTGAGCTGGCCGGAGGGGTTCAAATCTGCTCCATGAATGATGAAAGCGGCGCCATGCAGCGTGGAAATCTGGAAGCGTCTTTCGGAAAGACCCTGTATGATTTGACGGGAAACAAGGTCTTGATGGTCAATGCGGGTGTCAGCGGTCAGAAAATAGAGACCTTTGTACCGCTGAACGGGCAATCGTACCAGTATATCAGCAAGGTCTGGCAGATCGTACAACGATATGTTAACGACGAGACCTTTTTAAATCATTATGAACCCCATATAAAAAGCTACATTTGGGCGCAGGGAGAATCCGATCCGGATTTGGATATCGGGGTATATAAAAACGATTATATGAAGCTTCATGAAATGCTGACAAGCTCAGACTATGGATTTAAATACGGATTTATCATAAAGGTGCGATCCATTTTTCCGAATCCGTCAGAAGCACAGGAAGAACTGGCCAGTGAGAATGAGGATATTGCCATAGCCACCAGATCTTCCGATCATTTTACAGTAGAAAATGGCAAAATGCGGTTTGACGACCTGCATTATTCCCAGATCGGAGATAACCTGCTGGGGGAAGAGACGGCTCGAACCATTGTCAAGGCATATACGGAGGGAATGGATTCCGTAACGGGGAATTATTAA
- a CDS encoding MFS transporter: protein MNMNNIYDKKQRATLIVVIVTSFITTFTGSALNLSVPAIGTEFQVSAGLVGWIVTSYMLASAAFSVPFGRVADITSRKKVLVTGILIFALCSLAAAFAWNMKIILALRALQGFGAAMIFSTNIAVLISAFPESTRGKVLGYSTASTYIGLSAGPVIGGLCNHYFGWRSIFILTSVVSAAVFYMAVRGLPKTEKKNEKIDVDIAGNVLYIAMILCLLYGLSAFSTNLLAKVLLPIGAASAILFGRHELKTENPIVELRLFTHNLAYTFSNIAALLNYGATFAISYLLSIYLQVVMGYSSQTAGIILVAQPVVMALLSPYAGKLSDRISPFKLASFGMGLCAVCLLFFSFLSESFPLWSIIAVLMVAGVGFAFFSSPNTNAVMACVEKKDYGVASSLLATMRTIGHTSSMATVTFVVGMYMGNTALAEAEPYVLIKTMHMSFIIFTGICAIGTFFSLKRK from the coding sequence ATGAACATGAATAATATATATGATAAAAAACAAAGAGCAACTTTAATTGTGGTGATAGTGACCTCTTTTATAACGACCTTTACCGGAAGCGCATTGAATTTGTCCGTGCCGGCTATCGGCACTGAATTTCAGGTCAGTGCCGGTCTGGTAGGCTGGATCGTGACCTCCTACATGCTGGCATCAGCAGCTTTTTCTGTACCTTTTGGGAGGGTGGCGGACATTACATCCAGAAAGAAAGTATTGGTAACCGGTATTTTAATTTTTGCCCTATGCTCCCTTGCCGCTGCTTTTGCTTGGAATATGAAAATCATTTTAGCCTTAAGGGCTCTTCAAGGGTTTGGGGCTGCCATGATTTTCAGTACCAATATAGCTGTCCTAATCAGTGCCTTTCCGGAAAGTACCAGAGGTAAGGTTCTGGGATATTCTACGGCATCTACTTACATCGGGCTTTCGGCGGGACCTGTTATAGGAGGCTTGTGCAATCATTACTTTGGATGGCGTTCCATTTTTATATTGACCTCCGTAGTTAGTGCCGCTGTATTTTATATGGCGGTAAGAGGACTTCCCAAGACGGAGAAGAAAAATGAAAAAATAGATGTTGATATTGCCGGAAATGTGTTGTATATCGCAATGATCCTTTGCCTTTTATACGGATTGTCTGCTTTTTCCACAAATCTTCTGGCGAAGGTCTTACTGCCGATAGGGGCGGCTTCCGCCATACTGTTCGGAAGGCATGAACTGAAAACGGAGAATCCCATTGTGGAGTTAAGATTATTTACCCATAATTTAGCCTATACCTTTTCAAATATTGCCGCCCTGCTAAATTACGGTGCTACATTTGCAATCAGCTATTTATTGTCCATATATCTGCAGGTGGTCATGGGATACAGCTCTCAGACTGCCGGGATTATTTTGGTGGCACAGCCGGTGGTCATGGCGCTTCTGTCACCGTATGCGGGAAAGCTGTCGGACAGGATATCCCCTTTTAAGCTGGCATCCTTTGGCATGGGTCTATGTGCCGTTTGCTTGCTGTTTTTCTCCTTTTTATCGGAAAGCTTTCCGCTGTGGAGCATTATTGCGGTTTTGATGGTGGCCGGTGTTGGCTTCGCTTTTTTCTCCTCCCCCAACACCAATGCAGTCATGGCCTGTGTGGAGAAAAAAGATTACGGCGTGGCTTCGTCCCTGTTGGCGACCATGCGAACCATAGGGCATACTTCAAGTATGGCCACGGTTACTTTTGTGGTCGGAATGTATATGGGAAATACGGCTCTGGCGGAAGCAGAACCCTACGTGTTAATAAAGACGATGCATATGTCTTTTATTATATTTACAGGAATTTGTGCTATAGGAACCTTTTTTTCTTTAAAAAGGAAATAG
- the lysA gene encoding diaminopimelate decarboxylase: MISEIKNNVLYVDGCNTIELAEKYGTPLYVYSENAIVKECRKLQECFLNKYENTRAAYAAKAFSCIAMCRIIEREGLCLDVVSGGELFTAIRAGFPAERIEFNGNNKLKEELELAIDYGIGRIIVDGLQELNLIESICRQKNKTMDVLYRITPGVDSHTHNYITTGKKDSKFGIPLDDDVIYPAVEAAINSSYVNFKGIHFHVGSQLFDNKSHLLALETVLQLVKNIKERFNYDVTELNVGGGFGVTYTDEKQKSYEYFLDPIMERIIEFSQKMNIKRPAVVIEPGRSVVAEAGVTLYKVGSIKDIKGIRKYVSVDGGMTDNIRPALYQAAYRGALANKMNEPADHTITVCGKCCESGDILIKDGQFAEAQAGDILVIFTTGAYGYSMASNYNKNPVPAVVLVKDGKSTEIIRRQSYEDIISRESTEELW, translated from the coding sequence ATGATATCAGAAATAAAAAATAATGTTTTGTATGTAGATGGATGCAATACAATCGAATTAGCAGAAAAGTATGGGACTCCATTGTATGTATACTCTGAGAATGCCATTGTAAAGGAATGCAGAAAATTACAAGAATGTTTCTTGAATAAGTATGAAAATACCAGAGCTGCTTATGCGGCAAAAGCTTTTTCCTGTATAGCTATGTGCAGAATTATAGAAAGAGAAGGTCTGTGTCTGGACGTGGTTTCCGGCGGAGAACTCTTTACCGCGATAAGAGCAGGGTTTCCGGCAGAAAGGATTGAATTCAACGGAAATAATAAACTGAAAGAAGAATTGGAACTTGCGATTGACTATGGGATCGGAAGAATTATCGTGGATGGTCTGCAGGAATTAAATTTAATTGAATCCATATGCAGACAAAAAAATAAGACTATGGATGTTCTTTACCGAATTACGCCGGGGGTGGACAGTCATACTCACAATTACATTACGACGGGTAAAAAAGATTCTAAATTTGGAATCCCACTGGATGATGATGTTATCTATCCTGCCGTTGAAGCGGCTATCAATAGCTCTTATGTGAACTTTAAAGGAATTCATTTTCATGTGGGCTCTCAGTTATTTGACAATAAATCTCATTTACTGGCGTTGGAAACGGTGCTTCAGCTAGTGAAAAATATTAAAGAACGGTTCAATTATGATGTGACAGAATTAAATGTCGGAGGTGGATTTGGAGTTACTTATACAGATGAAAAACAAAAATCATATGAGTACTTCTTAGATCCCATTATGGAAAGAATCATTGAATTTTCTCAAAAAATGAACATAAAAAGACCGGCAGTAGTAATTGAACCTGGCAGAAGTGTGGTGGCAGAAGCCGGAGTCACGTTATATAAAGTGGGAAGCATTAAAGATATTAAAGGGATTCGAAAATATGTTTCTGTGGACGGCGGCATGACAGATAATATCCGCCCGGCTTTATATCAGGCAGCGTACAGAGGAGCTCTTGCAAATAAAATGAATGAGCCTGCTGACCATACGATTACCGTATGCGGTAAATGCTGTGAATCCGGTGATATATTAATTAAAGACGGTCAATTTGCGGAAGCACAGGCAGGAGATATTCTGGTGATTTTCACAACAGGAGCTTACGGTTATTCCATGGCAAGTAATTATAATAAAAATCCTGTTCCGGCAGTTGTGCTTGTTAAAGATGGTAAGTCCACAGAAATCATCCGCAGACAAAGCTATGAAGATATCATTAGCAGGGAGTCAACGGAGGAACTTTGGTAG
- a CDS encoding amino acid permease, whose product MDSKTESKEMQRSLKPRHMVMISIGGAIGTGLFVATGSSLSTAGPGGAIVAYGIIGIMVYFLMTSLGEMATHLPVAGSFETYATRYVDSALGFALGWNYWYNWAITVACELVAGVIVIKFWLPDASELLICVLFLALLFGLNYYSARSYGESEFWFAGIKVVTIIIFLVVGILMILGVLGGHSPGFSNWTLQDAPFVGGWASLVNIFMVAGFSFGGVEIVAVAAGESEDPKKNVPKAIKTIFWRIMLFYVGAIIVIGFLLPYTDPNLLKGDIDNVAVSPFTLIFERAGLAAAASVMNAVILTSILSCGNSSLYVSSRMLYALAREGKAPKIFSRLNKRGVPVISLLATTAIGAVCFLTTKIGEGTVYAWLVNAAGLAGFITWFGIAICHYKFRKAFLAQGHDLSELQFKAKFYPFGPIFAMALCIIVILGQNYAAFLGGTIDWKGILVSYIGLPLFLILYVAYKIIKKTKIIKPEDADLSGVEE is encoded by the coding sequence ATGGATTCTAAAACGGAAAGTAAAGAAATGCAAAGAAGTCTGAAACCAAGGCATATGGTCATGATTTCCATTGGCGGAGCAATCGGAACAGGGTTATTTGTAGCAACGGGAAGTTCTCTTAGTACTGCCGGACCCGGAGGGGCGATAGTAGCCTACGGAATTATTGGTATCATGGTTTATTTTCTTATGACAAGTCTTGGGGAGATGGCCACACATCTGCCCGTTGCCGGCTCTTTTGAAACGTACGCAACCAGGTATGTAGATTCGGCTCTTGGTTTTGCACTTGGCTGGAATTATTGGTATAACTGGGCTATTACGGTGGCATGTGAACTGGTTGCAGGGGTTATTGTTATAAAGTTTTGGCTGCCGGATGCGTCCGAATTATTAATTTGCGTATTATTTTTAGCTCTTTTATTTGGGTTGAATTATTATTCAGCCAGATCCTATGGGGAAAGCGAATTTTGGTTCGCAGGGATTAAGGTAGTCACCATTATTATCTTTCTTGTTGTGGGCATATTAATGATTCTGGGGGTTTTAGGCGGTCATTCACCCGGATTCTCCAATTGGACCCTTCAAGATGCTCCTTTTGTGGGGGGATGGGCATCCCTTGTAAACATTTTCATGGTGGCAGGATTTTCATTCGGAGGCGTTGAAATCGTGGCCGTAGCTGCCGGCGAAAGTGAAGACCCGAAAAAAAATGTACCGAAAGCGATTAAGACCATATTCTGGAGAATTATGCTCTTTTATGTTGGGGCAATCATTGTTATTGGCTTTTTACTGCCTTACACAGATCCGAATCTGTTGAAGGGAGATATTGATAATGTGGCTGTCAGTCCGTTCACTTTAATTTTTGAAAGAGCCGGGTTAGCAGCGGCCGCTTCTGTTATGAATGCGGTGATTCTTACCTCCATTCTTTCCTGCGGAAATTCATCACTTTATGTGTCTTCCCGTATGTTATATGCTTTAGCTAGAGAAGGGAAAGCGCCGAAGATATTCAGCAGGCTGAACAAACGCGGAGTTCCTGTTATATCCTTGCTGGCGACCACAGCAATCGGTGCGGTATGCTTCTTGACAACCAAAATTGGAGAAGGTACTGTATATGCATGGCTGGTGAATGCCGCAGGCCTGGCCGGATTTATTACCTGGTTCGGCATTGCTATCTGTCATTACAAATTTAGAAAGGCCTTTCTGGCTCAAGGACATGATTTGTCTGAATTGCAGTTCAAAGCAAAATTCTATCCCTTTGGACCAATCTTTGCCATGGCGTTATGCATCATTGTAATTCTAGGACAGAATTATGCAGCTTTTCTCGGCGGAACAATAGACTGGAAGGGCATTTTGGTATCCTACATTGGTTTGCCTTTGTTCCTGATACTATATGTTGCTTATAAAATCATTAAGAAAACAAAGATCATAAAACCAGAAGACGCTGATTTATCCGGGGTTGAGGAATAG
- a CDS encoding serine hydrolase, giving the protein MLRQYIDEKLGLLKGHTGVYYKNLITGETLLTKGEDQFLAASVIKIWVMAEAFYQIREGKIKREQKILLCDSDKIPEGGMPDYLAQKKQGVLSDDMFPESGVLNYLHSGIPFTVEDLYKLMIVISDNTATNMLIRLLGIDKINEFIASLHMSKTRLNRLLFDTSKEKENTISLEEAGIFLEKIYRGEMISPEASREMCAILQNQQANFKIPFFLPQIPIAHKTGEDNGITNDVGIVYGEVPFILCFAANDADVPSANQACQEIARAAYRYSLGMERLSES; this is encoded by the coding sequence ATGCTTAGACAATATATTGATGAAAAATTAGGCTTGCTGAAAGGTCATACCGGCGTATATTATAAAAATTTAATAACGGGGGAGACCCTTTTGACCAAAGGGGAAGATCAGTTCCTGGCAGCCAGTGTGATAAAAATATGGGTTATGGCCGAAGCTTTTTATCAGATACGAGAAGGAAAAATAAAAAGAGAGCAAAAGATCCTTTTATGCGACTCTGATAAAATCCCGGAGGGCGGAATGCCGGACTACTTGGCTCAAAAAAAACAAGGTGTTTTATCAGATGACATGTTTCCGGAAAGCGGAGTCCTTAATTATCTCCATAGCGGAATTCCCTTTACTGTAGAGGATCTATATAAGCTTATGATCGTCATCAGTGACAACACGGCAACCAATATGCTGATTCGTTTATTGGGAATAGATAAAATCAATGAGTTTATTGCATCCCTTCACATGAGTAAGACTCGATTGAACAGGCTTCTTTTCGACACGAGCAAAGAAAAGGAGAACACCATTTCTCTTGAAGAGGCTGGAATTTTTCTGGAAAAAATCTATAGAGGTGAAATGATTTCTCCGGAAGCAAGCCGGGAAATGTGTGCGATTTTGCAGAACCAGCAGGCTAATTTTAAAATACCTTTTTTTCTGCCTCAGATTCCCATAGCTCATAAAACGGGTGAAGATAACGGCATAACCAATGATGTAGGAATCGTATACGGCGAGGTGCCTTTCATTCTATGCTTTGCTGCAAATGATGCGGATGTTCCAAGTGCAAATCAAGCTTGTCAGGAAATCGCAAGAGCGGCATATCGATACAGTCTGGGTATGGAACGTTTATCAGAAAGCTGA